A single region of the Cynocephalus volans isolate mCynVol1 chromosome 12, mCynVol1.pri, whole genome shotgun sequence genome encodes:
- the CLEC1B gene encoding C-type lectin domain family 1 member B — MQDEDGYVALNVKARKPALTSVDPASSSWWRVLALILLILCMGMVVGLVTLGIMSVMQQNYLQAENENLSGTLQQLAKHFCQNLVQQSGQKGGFYHKCSPCDTNWRYYGDSCYGFFRHNLTWKESRQFCTDMNATLLKIANQNILEYIKTRTGFIRWIGLSRQNSNDVWMWEDGSVLSKNMFQLSGDGRENMNCAYFHDGKIHPTFCQNRHYLICERKAGMVKVDQLR, encoded by the exons ATGCAGGATGAAGATGGATATGTTGCCTTAAACGTTAAAGCGCGGAAACCAGCTCTCACCTCAG TTGACCCTGCGTCCTCCTCTTGGTGGCGTGTACTGGCTTTGATTCTGCTGATCTTGTGCATGGGAATGGTTGTTGGGCTGGTGACTCTGGGCATCATGT CTGTCATGCAGCAAAATTACCTGCAAGCTGAAAATGAAAATCTCTCAGGAACTCTGCAACAACTAGCAAAGCACTTCTGCCAAAATTTAGTACAACAATCAGGGCAAAAGGGCGGTTTCT ACCATAAATGCAGCCCCTGTGACACAAACTGGAGATATTATGGAGACAGCTGCTATGGATTCTTCAGGCACAACTTGACATGGAAAGAGAGCAGGCAGTTCTGCACTGACATGAATGCTACTCTACTGAAGATTGCCAACCAGAACATTCTG GAATACATCAAAACCAGGACTGGTTTTATTCGTTGGATTGGATTATCCCGCCAGAATTCTAATGATGTTTGGATGTGGGAAGATGGTTCAGTTCTCTCCAAAAATAT GTTTCAGCTTTCTGGAGATGGAAGAGAAAATATGAATTGTGCTTATTTTCATGATGGGAAAATCCACCCTACCTTCTGTCAGAACAGACATTATTTAATATGTGAGAGGAAGGCTGGCATGGTAAAGGTGGACCAACTACGATAA
- the CLEC12B gene encoding LOW QUALITY PROTEIN: C-type lectin domain family 12 member B (The sequence of the model RefSeq protein was modified relative to this genomic sequence to represent the inferred CDS: inserted 2 bases in 1 codon; substituted 1 base at 1 genomic stop codon) yields MSDEVTYSTLTFQDSAGARNNQNGNNLKKRGSPAPSPTWRHAAPSLLTXCLMLPIGLVTLGITWNLQMSNNINSDSEKSRQLQTTIHQRQENLSQQQGNHENFPTESESPKSQISNLLERQGQMATKLCQELVIHTSDHKSNPCPKMWQWYQNSGYYFAANEEKTWSNSRRDCMDDNSTLVKIDSLEDKDFLNSLPLSTFSFFWRELSXDPSGRSWLWEDSSVPSLSSFSTKELALINGSKGCAYFQKGNIYISGCLAEIFWICEKTAALVKTEYLN; encoded by the exons ATGTCCGATGAAGTGACCTACTCAACACTCACATTTCAAGATTCTGCTGGAGCAAGAAATaaccaaaatggaaataatctaaaaaaaagag ggtccccagctccatctccCACGTGGCGTCACGCTGCTCCGAGTCTGCTAAC CTGCCTGATGCTGCCGATTGGGCTGGTGACCTTGGGGATTACGTGGAA TTTGCAGATGTCTAATAACATTAACTCAGATTCAGAGAAATCGAGGCAACTTCAGACAACCATCCACCAGCGGCAGGAGAATTTATCCCAGCAACAGGGTAACCATGAGAACTTTCCCACGGAGAGCGAATCTCCCAAATCACAGATCTCCAATCTATTAGAGAGACAGGGACAAATGGCCACCAAACTCTGCCAAGAGCTAGTCATTCATAC ttcagatcacAAAAGTAATCCTTGTCCAAAGATGTGGCAATGGTACCAGAACAGTGGCTACTATTTTGCAGCAAATGAAGAGAAAACCTGGTCTAACAGCAGAAGAGACTGTATGGACGACAATTCCACCTTGGTGAAGATAGACAGCTTGGAAGACAAG gattttcttAACTCACTGCCATTATCCACGTTTTCTTTCTTCTGGCGGGAATTATCATAGGACCCCTCTGGCAGAAGTTGGCTATGGGAGGACAGCTCTGTTCCCTCTTTATCCTCAT TTAGTACTAAAGAGCTTGCCTTGATCAATGGATCCAAAGGATGTGCTTATTTtcagaaaggaaatatttatatttctggcTGTCTTGCTGAAATTTTTTGGATTTGTGAGAAGACAGCTGCATTAGTGAAAACTGAATATTTGAATTAA